The following coding sequences are from one Geodermatophilus normandii window:
- a CDS encoding histone-like nucleoid-structuring protein Lsr2, whose amino-acid sequence MARKVQVILSDDLDEDLPADETVSFSLDGTNYEIDLSEKNAKELRDAFSRYVQAARKVGRGGGRASGAGKSRATGGGGRMDREQAGAIRDWARKNGHNVSDRGRIPASVVDAYEAAH is encoded by the coding sequence ATGGCGCGCAAGGTCCAGGTGATCCTGAGTGACGACCTCGACGAGGACCTCCCCGCCGACGAGACGGTGAGTTTCTCGCTCGACGGCACGAACTACGAGATCGACCTGTCCGAGAAGAACGCGAAGGAACTGCGCGACGCCTTCTCCCGCTACGTGCAGGCCGCCCGCAAGGTCGGTCGCGGCGGAGGCCGGGCCTCCGGTGCCGGCAAGTCGCGCGCGACCGGTGGCGGCGGGCGGATGGACCGCGAGCAGGCCGGCGCGATCCGCGACTGGGCCCGCAAGAACGGCCACAACGTCAGCGACCGCGGCCGCATCCCGGCCAGCGTCGTCGACGCCTACGAGGCCGCCCACTGA
- a CDS encoding type III pantothenate kinase, with protein sequence MLLTVDVGNSQTVLATFDGARRIGGWRVTTHARATSDELRMLWRGLLRDTEVTGVAACSTVPALLPALRRLLDSLDVPVVLIGPGVRTGVPLHVDNPREVGADRVVTALAAHELFGRAPDGSGRPVVVVDFGTSTNVDAVGPDGQFLGGALAPGVEVSLEALATRAAQLRSVELTVPSQAIGKNTVAALQSGVVLGFAGLVDGLVGRIAGELVAQFGDPPVVVATGGLAPLVAGSCRTIGEHEPDLTVHGLRLAFERHQAPGRR encoded by the coding sequence GTGCTGCTCACCGTCGACGTCGGCAACAGCCAGACCGTGCTGGCCACCTTCGACGGCGCCCGCCGCATCGGCGGCTGGCGCGTGACGACGCACGCGCGGGCCACCTCCGACGAGCTGCGGATGCTCTGGCGCGGCCTGCTGCGCGACACCGAGGTCACCGGCGTCGCCGCCTGCTCCACCGTGCCGGCGCTGCTGCCCGCGCTGCGCCGCCTGCTCGACTCCCTCGACGTACCGGTCGTGCTCATCGGCCCCGGCGTGCGCACCGGTGTCCCGCTGCACGTGGACAACCCGCGCGAGGTCGGTGCCGACCGCGTGGTCACCGCGCTGGCCGCCCACGAGCTGTTCGGCCGCGCACCCGACGGCAGCGGGCGCCCGGTCGTCGTCGTCGACTTCGGCACCTCCACCAACGTCGACGCCGTCGGCCCGGACGGGCAGTTCCTCGGCGGTGCGCTGGCGCCGGGGGTCGAGGTGAGCCTGGAGGCGCTGGCCACCCGCGCGGCCCAGCTGCGGTCGGTGGAGCTCACCGTGCCGTCGCAGGCGATCGGCAAGAACACCGTCGCCGCGCTGCAGTCGGGCGTGGTGCTCGGCTTCGCCGGCCTGGTCGACGGGCTGGTCGGCCGGATCGCCGGCGAGCTGGTGGCCCAGTTCGGCGACCCGCCGGTCGTCGTCGCCACCGGGGGGCTGGCACCCCTGGTGGCCGGCAGCTGCCGGACGATCGGCGAGCACGAGCCCGACCTGACGGTGCACGGCCTGCGGCTGGCCTTCGAGCGGCACCAGGCCCCCGGCCGCCGGTAG
- a CDS encoding A/G-specific adenine glycosylase, which yields MSSTAGLGDALVDWYDTAARDLPWRRPGVDPWAVLVSEVMLQQTPVARVEPVWHAWMERWPTPAALAAASPAEVIRAWGKLGYPRRALRLRETAVALTERHGGAVPADVAALEALPGVGTYTARAVACFGHGTPQPVVDTNVRRVVARLVHGRAEAGTARASDLADVAALAPADRERACRFSVATMELGALVCVARTPRCAVCPVRDRCAWRLAGCPAHEGPARPVQRFAGTDRQVRGRLLDVLRGAEGPVPASLLDGAWDDAVQRSRCLDSLLADGLVEQTDDGRFALPA from the coding sequence GTGAGCAGCACGGCCGGACTCGGGGACGCCCTCGTCGACTGGTACGACACCGCCGCCCGCGACCTGCCCTGGCGCCGGCCCGGCGTGGACCCGTGGGCGGTGCTGGTGAGCGAGGTCATGCTGCAGCAGACGCCGGTGGCCCGGGTCGAGCCGGTGTGGCACGCCTGGATGGAGCGCTGGCCCACCCCGGCGGCGCTGGCCGCGGCGTCGCCGGCCGAGGTGATCCGCGCCTGGGGCAAGCTCGGCTACCCGCGGCGCGCGCTGCGGCTGCGCGAGACCGCCGTCGCGCTCACCGAGCGGCACGGCGGCGCCGTCCCGGCCGACGTGGCGGCCCTGGAGGCGCTGCCCGGCGTCGGGACCTACACCGCCCGGGCGGTCGCCTGCTTCGGCCACGGGACGCCCCAGCCGGTCGTGGACACCAACGTGCGGCGGGTCGTCGCCCGGCTGGTGCACGGGCGCGCCGAGGCCGGGACCGCCCGCGCCTCCGACCTGGCCGACGTCGCGGCGCTGGCGCCCGCCGACCGGGAGCGGGCGTGCCGCTTCTCGGTGGCGACGATGGAGCTCGGCGCCCTGGTCTGTGTGGCCCGCACGCCGCGCTGCGCCGTCTGCCCGGTGCGGGACCGCTGCGCGTGGCGGCTGGCCGGGTGCCCGGCGCACGAGGGTCCGGCCCGCCCGGTGCAGCGCTTCGCCGGGACCGACCGTCAGGTCCGCGGGCGGCTGCTCGACGTCCTGCGGGGCGCCGAGGGCCCTGTGCCGGCGTCCCTGCTCGACGGCGCCTGGGACGACGCCGTCCAGCGGTCCCGGTGCCTGGACTCACTGCTGGCCGACGGCCTGGTCGAGCAGACCGACGACGGCCGGTTCGCGCTCCCGGCCTGA
- the lysS gene encoding lysine--tRNA ligase — MTDEPPGSPDDELPEQLRVRRAKLDRLRETGVDPYPVALERTTALADVRAAHPDLPPDTLTGERVGVTGRVIFSRNTGKLCFATLREGDAELQVMLSRDRVGEEALAAWKADVDLGDHVLVTGEVGTSRRGELSVFADSWQMAAKALRPLPVAHKPMSEELRVRRRYVDLIVRDEARRTVRQRAQVTAALRAGLTGRGFLEVETPMLQTVHGGAAARPFRTHMNAFDLDLYLRIAPELFLKRCIVGGLEKVFEINRNFRNEGADSSHSPEFAMLEFYEAWSDYQGVARTTRELIQECCAALFGDHVARHHDGTEVDLSGEWPQVPLFTLVSDAVGEEVTPETPVERLRELAGRHDVGVDPAWLPGKVVEELFEALVQDSLQAPTFVVDYPVDTSPLTRAHRSTPGLAEKWDLYIGGLERGTGYSELVDPVVQRERFTQQALLAAAGDPEAMVLDEDFLEALEYGMPPSGGVGMGIDRLMMTLTGLGIRETILFPLVRPIS, encoded by the coding sequence GTGACCGACGAACCCCCGGGCTCCCCGGACGACGAGCTCCCCGAACAGCTCCGGGTCCGCCGCGCCAAGCTCGACCGCCTGCGCGAGACCGGCGTCGACCCCTACCCGGTCGCCCTGGAGCGCACCACCGCGCTCGCCGACGTCCGCGCCGCCCACCCCGACCTGCCGCCGGACACCCTGACCGGCGAGCGGGTCGGCGTCACCGGCCGGGTCATCTTCAGCCGCAACACCGGCAAGCTCTGCTTCGCCACGTTGCGCGAGGGCGACGCCGAGCTGCAGGTCATGCTCTCCCGCGACCGGGTGGGCGAGGAGGCCCTGGCCGCCTGGAAGGCCGACGTCGACCTCGGCGACCACGTCCTCGTCACCGGCGAGGTGGGCACCTCGCGCCGCGGCGAGCTGTCGGTGTTCGCCGACTCCTGGCAGATGGCGGCCAAGGCGCTGCGGCCGCTGCCGGTCGCGCACAAGCCGATGAGCGAGGAGCTGCGGGTCCGGCGGCGCTACGTCGACCTGATCGTCCGGGACGAGGCGCGCCGCACGGTGCGCCAGCGGGCCCAGGTGACGGCGGCGCTGCGCGCGGGGCTCACCGGCCGCGGTTTCCTCGAGGTCGAGACGCCGATGCTGCAGACCGTGCACGGCGGCGCCGCCGCCAGGCCGTTCCGCACGCACATGAACGCCTTCGACCTCGACCTGTACCTGCGCATCGCGCCCGAGCTGTTCCTCAAGCGGTGCATCGTCGGCGGGCTGGAGAAGGTCTTCGAGATCAACCGCAACTTCCGCAACGAGGGCGCCGACAGCTCGCACTCGCCGGAGTTCGCGATGCTCGAGTTCTACGAGGCGTGGTCGGACTACCAGGGCGTGGCGCGCACCACCCGGGAACTGATCCAGGAGTGCTGCGCGGCGCTGTTCGGCGACCACGTCGCCCGCCACCACGACGGCACCGAGGTCGACCTGTCGGGGGAGTGGCCGCAGGTGCCGCTCTTCACGCTCGTCTCCGACGCCGTCGGCGAGGAGGTCACCCCGGAGACGCCGGTCGAGCGGCTGCGGGAGCTGGCCGGGCGGCACGACGTCGGCGTCGACCCGGCCTGGCTGCCCGGCAAGGTGGTCGAGGAGCTGTTCGAGGCGCTGGTGCAGGACTCCCTGCAGGCGCCGACGTTCGTCGTCGACTACCCGGTCGACACCTCGCCGCTCACCCGCGCGCACCGCTCGACGCCCGGTCTGGCGGAGAAGTGGGACCTCTACATCGGCGGGCTCGAGCGCGGCACCGGGTACTCCGAGCTGGTCGACCCCGTGGTGCAGCGCGAGCGGTTCACCCAGCAGGCGCTGCTGGCCGCGGCCGGAGACCCCGAGGCGATGGTCCTCGACGAGGACTTCCTCGAGGCGCTCGAGTACGGGATGCCGCCCAGCGGCGGCGTCGGCATGGGCATCGACCGGCTGATGATGACGCTGACCGGTCTCGGCATCCGCGAGACGATCCTGTTCCCTTTGGTCCGCCCCATTTCCTGA
- a CDS encoding ATP-dependent Clp protease ATP-binding subunit — translation MFERFTDRARRVVVLAQEEARMLNHNYIGTEHILLGLIHEGEGVAAKALESLGISLEGVRQQVEEIIGQGQQAPSGHIPFTPRAKKVLELSLREALQLGHNYIGTEHILLGLIREGEGVAAQVLVKLGADLNRVRQQVIQLLSGYQGKEPAAAGGPSEGTPSTSLVLDQFGRNLTQAARDSKLDPVIGRAKEIERVMQVLSRRTKNNPVLIGEPGVGKTAVVEGLAQAIVKGEVPETLKDKQLYTLDLGALVAGSRYRGDFEERLKKVLKEIRTRGDIILFIDEIHTLVGAGAAEGAIDAASILKPMLARGELQTIGATTLDEYRKHLEKDAALERRFQPIQVGEPTLTHTIEILKGLRDRYEAHHRISITDGALVAAATLADRYISDRFLPDKAIDLIDEAGARMRIKRMTAPPDLREFDDRIAGIRREKESAIDAQDFEKAASLRDKEKTLLAEKAEREKAWKAGDMDVVAEVDDEQIAEVLANWTGIPVFKLTEEETTRLLRMEDELHKRIIGQEEAIKSVSQAIRRTRAGLKDPRRPGGSFIFAGPSGVGKTELAKALAQFLFGEDDALIQIDMGEFHDRFTVSRLVGAPPGYVGYDEGGQLTEKVRRKPFSVVLFDEIEKAHADVFNTLLQVLEDGRLTDGQGRIVDFKNTILILTTNLGTRDISKAVGLGFQVGNDTQSNYERMKLKVNEELKQHFRPEFLNRIDDIVVFHQLTEDEIIEIVDLMVARVESQLANKDMSLEITQEAKKLLAHRGFDPVLGARPLRRTIQREIEDALSEKILYGELTAGQIIVVDVEGEGPTAKFTFRGEAKPIDLPDTPPVALAVGDDEDGNGPTSLKKAE, via the coding sequence ATGTTCGAACGGTTCACCGACCGAGCCCGACGGGTGGTCGTCCTGGCGCAGGAAGAGGCCAGGATGCTCAACCACAACTACATCGGCACCGAGCACATCCTCCTGGGCCTGATCCACGAGGGTGAGGGCGTCGCTGCCAAGGCCCTCGAGTCCCTCGGCATCTCGCTCGAGGGTGTCCGCCAGCAGGTCGAGGAGATCATCGGTCAGGGCCAGCAGGCCCCGTCCGGCCACATCCCCTTCACGCCGCGGGCGAAGAAGGTCCTCGAGCTGTCGCTGCGCGAGGCCCTGCAGCTCGGCCACAACTACATCGGCACCGAGCACATCCTGCTCGGCCTGATCCGCGAGGGCGAGGGCGTCGCCGCCCAGGTCCTCGTGAAGCTGGGCGCCGACCTCAACCGCGTCCGCCAGCAGGTCATCCAGCTGCTCTCCGGCTACCAGGGCAAGGAGCCGGCCGCGGCCGGCGGCCCGTCGGAGGGCACGCCCTCGACCTCGCTCGTGCTCGACCAGTTCGGCCGCAACCTGACCCAGGCCGCGCGCGACTCCAAGCTCGACCCGGTCATCGGGCGGGCCAAGGAGATCGAGCGGGTCATGCAGGTCCTCTCGCGGCGGACCAAGAACAACCCCGTCCTCATCGGCGAGCCCGGCGTCGGCAAGACCGCCGTCGTCGAGGGCCTGGCCCAGGCGATCGTCAAGGGCGAGGTCCCCGAGACGCTGAAGGACAAGCAGCTCTACACCCTCGACCTCGGCGCCCTCGTCGCCGGGTCGCGCTACCGCGGTGACTTCGAGGAGCGCCTCAAGAAGGTGCTCAAGGAGATCCGCACCCGCGGCGACATCATCCTGTTCATCGACGAGATCCACACCCTCGTCGGTGCCGGTGCCGCCGAGGGCGCGATCGACGCCGCCAGCATCCTCAAGCCGATGCTGGCCCGCGGCGAGCTGCAGACCATCGGTGCCACCACGCTCGACGAGTACCGCAAGCACCTGGAGAAGGACGCCGCCCTCGAGCGGCGCTTCCAGCCGATCCAGGTGGGCGAGCCGACGCTGACCCACACGATCGAGATCCTCAAGGGCCTGCGCGACCGCTACGAGGCGCACCACCGGATCAGCATCACCGACGGCGCCCTCGTCGCCGCCGCGACGCTGGCCGACCGCTACATCTCCGACCGCTTCCTGCCGGACAAGGCGATCGACCTGATCGACGAGGCCGGTGCCCGGATGCGGATCAAGCGGATGACCGCGCCCCCGGACCTGCGCGAGTTCGACGACCGGATCGCCGGCATCCGCCGCGAGAAGGAGTCGGCGATCGACGCCCAGGACTTCGAGAAGGCCGCGTCGCTGCGCGACAAGGAGAAGACCCTCCTGGCCGAGAAGGCCGAGCGGGAGAAGGCGTGGAAGGCCGGCGACATGGACGTCGTCGCCGAGGTCGACGACGAGCAGATCGCCGAGGTGCTGGCCAACTGGACCGGCATCCCGGTCTTCAAGCTCACCGAGGAGGAGACGACCCGTCTGCTCCGCATGGAGGACGAGCTCCACAAGCGGATCATCGGCCAGGAAGAGGCCATCAAGAGCGTCAGCCAGGCGATCCGGCGCACCCGCGCGGGCCTCAAGGACCCGCGTCGCCCCGGTGGCTCGTTCATCTTCGCCGGCCCCTCGGGTGTCGGTAAGACCGAGCTGGCCAAGGCGCTCGCGCAGTTCCTGTTCGGTGAGGACGACGCCCTCATCCAGATCGACATGGGCGAGTTCCACGACCGGTTCACCGTGTCGCGGCTCGTCGGTGCCCCTCCCGGCTACGTCGGTTACGACGAGGGTGGCCAGCTGACCGAGAAGGTGCGGCGCAAGCCGTTCTCGGTGGTCCTCTTCGACGAGATCGAGAAGGCGCACGCGGACGTGTTCAACACGCTCCTGCAGGTGCTGGAGGACGGCCGGCTCACCGACGGTCAGGGCCGGATCGTGGACTTCAAGAACACGATCCTGATCCTCACGACCAACCTCGGTACGCGGGACATCTCCAAGGCCGTGGGTCTGGGCTTCCAGGTCGGCAACGACACGCAGTCGAACTACGAGCGGATGAAGCTCAAGGTCAACGAGGAACTCAAGCAGCACTTCCGGCCGGAGTTCCTCAACCGCATCGACGACATCGTCGTGTTCCATCAGCTGACCGAGGACGAGATCATCGAGATCGTCGACCTCATGGTGGCCCGCGTGGAGAGCCAGCTGGCGAACAAGGACATGTCGCTGGAGATCACGCAGGAGGCCAAGAAGCTCCTGGCGCACCGCGGGTTCGACCCGGTGCTGGGCGCCCGGCCGCTGCGCCGGACCATCCAGCGCGAGATCGAGGACGCGCTGTCGGAGAAGATCCTCTACGGCGAGCTGACCGCCGGTCAGATCATCGTGGTCGACGTCGAGGGCGAGGGTCCCACCGCGAAGTTCACCTTCCGCGGCGAGGCCAAGCCGATCGACCTGCCCGACACGCCGCCGGTGGCCCTGGCCGTCGGCGACGACGAGGACGGCAACGGGCCCACCAGCCTGAAGAAGGCCGAGTGA